The nucleotide window AAGGTTGAAAAAAATAAAAATTCCGAACAGGCTTGAAGCGGAAAAAATAATTAGGCAGCACCTTTCAGGTGGCTTGGTTGTAATAACCAGATACTTTAAAAAGCGCCTGGCACAGCGTGGCTTTTCTATGCAGGATGTAACGCATGTACTTAAGACCGGCCGAATTTACAATGAACCGGAGATTGATATTAATAGTGGTAAGCCGAGATACAGAGTTGAAGGTGAAACGCTTGATGAAGATGTCTTAAAGGTAATTGCAGAATTGTACGATGAAAAAACTTTATTAATCACGGCATTTGGAGATTGAAGATGAGATGTCCCAATTGTGAAAAAGAGTTAAGCAAAACAAAAAGAGATTATCATTATATTGAATCGGGTCTGGATAAAGTAATTCTTAAAGGGATTAATGTATATACTTGCAGTTGTGGTGAGGAAATGCCTGAAATACCTAATATTGAAGGACTTCACAAAACAATAGCCATGGCTCTCATCCATAAAAATACGCTTTTAACGGGACAGGGGATAAAATTTTTGAGAAAGGCAATGGACTTAAAAGCTGTTGAACTCGCTCAGTTAATGGGGGTAGATAAAGTTACTATATCACGGTGGGAAAATAATAAAGCTGAAATCAGCAATGCCAATGACCATCTGTTAAGGATGATCTATATAAGAAAGCTGGAAGAAGAAAGTAATCAGCTATTGTCGGAGCCCATTTTAAATATTCTCAAAAACATCACGCCTGTAACAGGTAAACTCTCCAAAATTAACATATCCTCAAAAGGTAAAGGGATGTACTTTGCTGAACCAATGGCAGCGTAGGAACCTCCAGACTTAAAGTTTTACTCCCGCTTGTCATTCCGAACGTATGTGAGGAATCTTAAAAAGATTATTT belongs to Deltaproteobacteria bacterium and includes:
- a CDS encoding DUF4258 domain-containing protein — translated: MKKIKIPNRLEAEKIIRQHLSGGLVVITRYFKKRLAQRGFSMQDVTHVLKTGRIYNEPEIDINSGKPRYRVEGETLDEDVLKVIAELYDEKTLLITAFGD
- a CDS encoding type II toxin-antitoxin system MqsA family antitoxin; translation: MRCPNCEKELSKTKRDYHYIESGLDKVILKGINVYTCSCGEEMPEIPNIEGLHKTIAMALIHKNTLLTGQGIKFLRKAMDLKAVELAQLMGVDKVTISRWENNKAEISNANDHLLRMIYIRKLEEESNQLLSEPILNILKNITPVTGKLSKINISSKGKGMYFAEPMAA